Proteins from a single region of Haloarchaeobius litoreus:
- a CDS encoding substrate-binding domain-containing protein, translated as MNEWNSGGMPEIDRRRLLKAASATGVAGLTGLSGCLGGGGGGADSLSIGVVTDTSGPYAHLGNSVIRGIKLGLAQSLDADTGDLADSNTVEGSGITVDILAEDSGLAADTGRQKARKLVQSDEVDILQGSVSSSVAAAVQDVATDASTPMFIDTAAATSLTGENCNKYTFRTSQTTYQDALAGGRYAAENLGSSFYFVGADYSWGHDSVAQWKSVIEENGGSAAGESFVSPGTSNYTPYLQNAEESGADAIVVALTGTDGIRFSRDLADFGTDFNVTATGVTTIPWMQQVGTAATGFSGIPKYFWTFPDNSTNDWIIEQYSSQWNTVPSIFTAGAHAAGYAIAQGMQSASSNDADPLIEQWHGMTIEKTARGDGSYTIRECDHQAEFPMYLGHFEETPDGPMAVEPVLDDTFDAQSSIRPCGETGCSGIEL; from the coding sequence ATGAATGAATGGAACAGTGGAGGTATGCCTGAAATTGACAGACGGCGTTTACTCAAGGCAGCATCAGCAACCGGCGTCGCAGGGCTGACTGGACTGTCTGGGTGTCTTGGTGGTGGCGGTGGCGGTGCGGACAGCCTCTCGATCGGGGTCGTGACAGACACGTCCGGGCCGTACGCTCACCTCGGGAACTCGGTCATCCGCGGGATAAAACTCGGTCTGGCCCAATCCCTCGACGCCGACACGGGGGATCTCGCCGACTCGAACACCGTCGAAGGAAGCGGTATCACGGTCGATATCCTCGCGGAGGACTCGGGGCTCGCAGCGGACACGGGCCGGCAGAAGGCACGAAAGCTGGTCCAGAGCGACGAGGTCGACATCCTCCAGGGCAGCGTGTCGTCCTCGGTCGCGGCGGCAGTCCAGGACGTCGCGACGGACGCGAGCACACCGATGTTCATCGACACTGCAGCCGCGACATCGCTGACGGGAGAGAACTGCAACAAGTACACGTTCCGGACCTCCCAGACGACGTATCAGGACGCGCTGGCAGGTGGGAGGTACGCGGCGGAGAACCTCGGTTCGAGCTTCTACTTCGTCGGGGCCGACTACTCGTGGGGACACGACTCCGTCGCCCAGTGGAAGTCCGTCATCGAGGAGAATGGTGGCAGTGCTGCTGGTGAATCGTTCGTCTCACCCGGTACGTCCAACTACACACCGTATCTACAGAATGCAGAGGAGAGCGGGGCAGACGCGATCGTCGTCGCACTCACCGGGACCGACGGCATCCGGTTCAGCCGGGACCTGGCTGACTTCGGCACGGACTTCAACGTCACCGCGACCGGCGTGACGACCATCCCGTGGATGCAGCAGGTCGGGACGGCCGCAACCGGCTTCAGTGGCATCCCGAAGTACTTCTGGACGTTCCCGGACAACTCGACGAACGACTGGATCATCGAGCAGTACTCCAGTCAGTGGAACACCGTGCCGTCCATCTTCACGGCAGGTGCTCACGCCGCGGGCTATGCCATCGCACAGGGGATGCAGTCCGCCAGCTCCAACGACGCGGACCCGCTCATCGAGCAGTGGCACGGGATGACTATCGAGAAAACCGCCCGGGGCGATGGTTCCTACACCATCCGCGAGTGTGACCATCAGGCAGAGTTCCCGATGTACCTCGGACACTTCGAGGAGACGCCCGATGGACCGATGGCTGTCGAGCCGGTTCTGGACGACACCTTCGATGCACAGTCGAGCATCCGCCCCTGCGGCGAGACCGGGTGTTCGGGCATCGAGCTGTGA
- a CDS encoding thiamine pyrophosphate-binding protein: MTTVSHQIVQTLEDLDVEYLFGYPGGRAIELLEALVDSDIEVVRPRDEREASVMAEFYGRYHQEPGVFTGQGPWVGSIGAIGQMEASLGSSPMVAITEASERGDYSTLAPYQQARGDYGGFSLPKILDGITKEWWFPRTPNETLRSLQLSFKHATAGRPGPTAVILDGDAVTSEVPEDEVPPVWSPERQTRNWESAPTDSDVRAAADALSNADRPVVIAGNGVHASQCYDELEAVAEAYDAVVVTSYLGKSTIPETHERAAGVIGSFGHEGANQVVSEADTLLVVGCRMNPMDTNWQAASFIRPDEQTIVHADIDTRNAGWVYPADVGLIGDAGKSLAALAVASGGGTGWALDRAAEAREDFAVPECESDSTPILPQRAVAAVDRIVDEDTIVTADSGNNRFWLLNYLQTPAVRTYFGSGGVGGMGWAGPAGVSAAITTDKDVVAVAGDGGFTMTMTCVETAVEYGVAPTFVVLNDTSLGMVRQMDDSIPGVEFHDTDFATVVAGFGADAMRIDDPADLDDRLAEAKAADVPTVVDVRIDREPDMVENLQSSFYAEVGGLHE, from the coding sequence ATGACGACAGTAAGCCACCAGATCGTGCAGACGCTGGAAGATCTCGACGTAGAGTACCTCTTCGGCTATCCCGGCGGCCGAGCTATCGAACTACTCGAAGCGCTCGTCGACTCGGACATCGAGGTCGTCCGGCCACGCGACGAACGCGAGGCGAGCGTGATGGCCGAGTTCTACGGCCGGTACCATCAGGAGCCCGGCGTCTTCACCGGGCAGGGGCCGTGGGTCGGGAGCATCGGTGCGATCGGCCAGATGGAGGCCAGTCTCGGCTCCTCGCCGATGGTCGCCATCACCGAGGCCAGCGAGCGCGGCGACTACTCCACGCTCGCGCCGTATCAGCAGGCCCGCGGCGACTACGGTGGGTTCTCGCTCCCGAAGATTCTCGACGGAATCACCAAGGAGTGGTGGTTCCCCCGGACGCCGAACGAGACGCTACGGAGCCTGCAGCTCTCGTTCAAGCACGCCACCGCCGGTCGCCCTGGTCCGACTGCGGTCATCCTCGACGGGGACGCGGTCACCAGCGAGGTTCCCGAAGACGAGGTCCCACCGGTCTGGTCACCCGAGCGGCAGACCAGAAACTGGGAGTCCGCACCGACAGACAGCGACGTCCGTGCGGCGGCGGACGCCCTCTCGAACGCCGACCGTCCGGTCGTCATCGCCGGCAACGGTGTCCACGCCTCGCAGTGCTACGACGAACTCGAAGCCGTGGCGGAGGCGTACGACGCGGTCGTCGTCACCTCCTACCTCGGGAAGTCGACGATTCCGGAGACCCACGAGCGTGCAGCGGGCGTCATCGGCTCGTTCGGCCACGAGGGCGCGAACCAGGTCGTCAGCGAGGCCGACACGCTGCTCGTCGTCGGCTGCCGGATGAATCCGATGGACACCAACTGGCAGGCTGCCTCGTTCATCCGTCCGGACGAGCAGACCATCGTCCACGCGGACATCGATACGCGCAACGCCGGCTGGGTCTACCCGGCCGACGTGGGCCTCATCGGCGACGCCGGGAAGAGTCTGGCAGCGCTCGCCGTCGCATCCGGCGGCGGCACCGGCTGGGCGCTCGACCGCGCCGCGGAGGCTCGTGAGGACTTCGCGGTACCGGAGTGTGAGTCTGATTCGACGCCGATACTGCCCCAGCGTGCGGTCGCCGCCGTCGACCGCATCGTCGACGAGGACACCATCGTCACGGCCGACTCCGGCAACAACCGGTTCTGGCTGCTCAACTACCTCCAGACGCCCGCAGTCCGGACGTACTTCGGCAGCGGTGGCGTCGGTGGGATGGGATGGGCCGGTCCGGCTGGCGTCTCGGCCGCCATCACGACCGACAAGGACGTGGTCGCGGTCGCAGGCGACGGCGGCTTCACGATGACGATGACCTGTGTCGAGACCGCCGTCGAGTACGGCGTCGCGCCGACCTTCGTCGTCCTCAACGACACGAGCCTCGGGATGGTCCGGCAGATGGACGACTCCATCCCGGGCGTCGAGTTCCACGACACCGACTTCGCGACGGTCGTCGCCGGTTTCGGTGCTGATGCGATGCGGATCGACGACCCCGCGGATCTCGACGACAGGCTCGCCGAAGCGAAAGCGGCCGACGTTCCCACCGTCGTCGACGTGCGTATCGACCGCGAGCCGGACATGGTGGAGAACCTCCAATCCTCGTTCTACGCCGAGGTCGGCGGGCTCCACGAGTAA
- a CDS encoding NAD-dependent epimerase/dehydratase family protein, with protein sequence MAASNTVLVTGGTGFIGSYVAKDLLEHGHDVVAYDLSTDPRILEKLGIADDVEIRRGDVSDPTDVVNAVAETDTTHIVHLAALLTNTAESNPRAAMQVNIEGTSNIFEAARTLDDQVERVAWASSAAVYAPPHNYDDGGDWWVTEDDLVYPDTLYGATKEYNEHQARVYNEEFGVDHVAIRPTVAYGPYRETGGSAFLANIIEKPAVGESFSVEYGDQEIDWQHVEDIAQAFRLAAFTPEEELSQRVYNVRGELASIREAAATVEGIVPDADIEVSDEGELPWTQRLDMTAFQEDTGYEVEYDLESGFRKYIDVLREEAGLEPI encoded by the coding sequence ATGGCAGCAAGCAACACCGTTCTCGTCACCGGTGGCACCGGCTTTATCGGTTCGTACGTCGCGAAGGACCTGCTCGAGCACGGGCACGACGTGGTCGCGTACGACCTGTCGACGGACCCGCGCATCCTGGAGAAGCTCGGCATCGCCGACGACGTGGAGATCCGCCGCGGCGACGTGAGCGACCCGACGGACGTCGTCAACGCCGTCGCGGAGACCGACACGACCCACATCGTCCACCTGGCCGCGCTGTTGACGAACACGGCGGAGTCGAACCCGCGGGCGGCGATGCAGGTCAACATCGAGGGGACGAGCAATATCTTCGAGGCCGCCCGAACACTCGACGACCAGGTCGAGCGCGTCGCCTGGGCGTCTTCGGCGGCCGTCTACGCACCCCCGCACAACTACGACGACGGCGGCGACTGGTGGGTGACCGAGGACGACCTCGTCTACCCGGATACGCTCTATGGCGCGACGAAGGAGTACAACGAGCACCAGGCCCGCGTCTACAACGAGGAGTTCGGCGTCGACCACGTCGCCATCCGCCCCACCGTGGCGTACGGCCCGTACCGCGAGACCGGCGGGTCGGCGTTCCTGGCGAACATCATCGAGAAGCCCGCCGTCGGCGAATCCTTCAGCGTCGAGTACGGCGACCAGGAGATCGACTGGCAGCACGTCGAGGACATCGCACAGGCGTTCCGGCTGGCCGCCTTCACGCCGGAGGAAGAGCTCAGCCAGCGCGTCTACAACGTCCGCGGCGAGCTCGCGTCCATCCGCGAGGCCGCCGCGACGGTCGAGGGGATCGTGCCCGACGCCGACATCGAGGTGAGCGACGAGGGCGAACTGCCGTGGACCCAGCGCCTCGACATGACCGCGTTCCAGGAAGACACCGGCTACGAGGTGGAGTACGACCTCGAATCCGGCTTCCGCAAGTACATCGACGTCCTCCGCGAGGAGGCCGGCCTGGAGCCGATATGA
- a CDS encoding HD domain-containing protein, protein MSTDTESPTRDYEAQVREAYPELEQIADDELREQVVEAWTLGLERGGWQDISDIPYAWNIHEISNVEHVRGVTKIAIESAEIQREFHGADPDVDVVVAACLLHDVGKAYEYVDFVDAELLDEPDREHYASEEIPHSISGYALAHEVGCPLDVQRAIPHFLGEVPTRTMEAELVKSANSASSNAITQSAMGITLKEWVDQYSQTQD, encoded by the coding sequence ATGTCGACGGATACTGAATCCCCGACCCGCGACTACGAGGCACAGGTGCGGGAGGCCTACCCCGAACTCGAACAGATCGCGGACGACGAGCTCCGCGAGCAGGTCGTCGAGGCGTGGACGCTCGGACTCGAACGCGGCGGCTGGCAGGACATCTCGGACATCCCGTACGCCTGGAACATCCACGAGATCTCCAACGTCGAGCACGTCCGCGGCGTCACCAAGATCGCCATCGAGTCCGCCGAGATACAGCGCGAGTTCCACGGTGCCGACCCCGACGTGGACGTCGTCGTCGCCGCCTGCCTCCTCCACGACGTCGGCAAAGCCTACGAGTACGTCGACTTCGTCGACGCCGAACTGCTCGACGAGCCCGACCGCGAGCACTACGCCAGCGAGGAGATCCCCCACTCCATCTCGGGCTACGCGCTCGCCCACGAGGTCGGCTGTCCGCTCGACGTGCAGCGCGCCATCCCGCACTTCCTCGGCGAAGTTCCCACCCGCACGATGGAGGCCGAACTCGTCAAGAGCGCCAATTCGGCGTCCTCGAACGCCATCACCCAGTCCGCGATGGGCATCACCCTCAAAGAGTGGGTCGACCAGTACAGCCAGACCCAGGACTGA
- a CDS encoding EthD domain-containing protein — MFKHVALLVRQDDLTHEEFRDYWENNHSPLAKDIEGVVRYQTVYPTDPENAEFDGIAELYFETLDDLHEALGSEGSRDYDPTREVAAKAREDVNNFLDIDRRPRFIGEEKVWKDEVDGDTDGLYKHSALLVRKDGMTHEEFRDYWEGNHSPLAKDIEGVVRYQTVYPTDPENAEFDGVAELYFETLDDLHEALGSEGSRDYDPTREVAAKAREDVNNFLAVEERPRFIGQEKVWKNEVDDVDGY; from the coding sequence ATGTTCAAGCACGTAGCGTTGCTCGTCCGCCAGGACGACCTCACGCACGAGGAGTTCCGCGACTACTGGGAGAACAACCATTCGCCGCTGGCGAAGGACATCGAGGGCGTCGTCCGCTACCAGACGGTGTACCCGACCGACCCCGAGAACGCCGAGTTCGACGGAATCGCCGAGCTCTACTTCGAGACGCTGGACGATCTCCACGAAGCACTCGGTAGTGAGGGCTCGCGCGACTACGACCCGACCCGGGAGGTCGCGGCGAAGGCACGCGAGGACGTGAACAACTTCCTCGACATCGACCGTCGACCCCGGTTCATCGGCGAGGAGAAGGTCTGGAAGGACGAGGTCGACGGCGACACCGACGGCCTCTACAAGCATTCGGCACTGCTGGTCCGCAAGGACGGCATGACCCACGAGGAGTTCCGCGACTACTGGGAGGGCAACCACTCGCCGCTGGCGAAGGACATCGAGGGCGTCGTCCGCTATCAGACCGTCTATCCGACCGACCCCGAGAACGCCGAGTTCGACGGTGTCGCAGAGCTCTACTTCGAGACGCTGGACGACCTCCACGAAGCGCTCGGCAGCGAGGGGTCACGCGACTACGACCCCACGCGCGAAGTCGCCGCCAAGGCCCGTGAGGACGTGAACAACTTCCTCGCTGTGGAGGAACGGCCCCGGTTCATCGGCCAGGAGAAGGTCTGGAAGAACGAGGTCGACGATGTCGACGGATACTGA
- a CDS encoding IclR family transcriptional regulator, giving the protein MPPTDSVNRPVKTTEYSIRILEALKSNPGQSLTDLTEEFDIARSTIHRHLLTLEAHDLIARDGDGTFSLGLRLLDFGRRSREYVEFFDVARHHVDRLAETTGEKVWLIAKEGDHSVHLYKAHGDNPLETSAQVGQRRNLHQLAAGKSILAFLPEDELDAILDRRGLEEQTDSTITSEDVLRDELDEIRERGYAFNIGESVTGLNAIGAPIRDEDGYPVGAISISGPAHRVKDSFLTEELPDTLLAALDEIQISLRYGTNS; this is encoded by the coding sequence ATGCCACCCACCGATTCAGTCAATCGCCCCGTGAAGACGACGGAGTACTCCATCCGCATCCTCGAGGCTCTGAAGTCCAACCCGGGGCAGTCCTTGACCGACCTGACCGAGGAGTTCGACATCGCACGCAGCACCATTCACCGACACCTCCTCACCCTGGAAGCTCACGACCTCATCGCCCGAGACGGGGATGGAACGTTCTCGCTCGGCCTCAGACTGCTGGACTTCGGCCGTCGATCCCGTGAGTACGTCGAGTTCTTCGACGTCGCACGCCACCATGTCGACCGACTCGCGGAGACAACCGGGGAGAAAGTCTGGCTCATCGCGAAGGAGGGAGACCACAGCGTCCACCTGTACAAGGCTCACGGTGACAACCCACTGGAGACGTCTGCACAGGTTGGCCAGCGACGTAACCTCCATCAGCTCGCCGCCGGGAAGTCGATTCTGGCGTTCCTTCCCGAGGACGAACTCGACGCGATCCTCGATCGACGTGGGCTCGAGGAACAGACAGACAGCACCATCACGTCGGAGGACGTGCTCCGTGACGAACTGGACGAGATCAGGGAGCGTGGCTATGCGTTCAACATCGGCGAGTCGGTGACTGGCCTCAACGCTATCGGCGCACCAATCCGCGATGAGGACGGCTACCCGGTCGGTGCGATCAGCATCTCTGGACCTGCTCACCGGGTCAAGGATTCGTTCCTCACCGAAGAACTCCCCGACACGTTGCTCGCTGCCCTCGACGAAATCCAGATCAGCCTTCGCTATGGAACGAACTCCTGA
- the rdfA gene encoding rod-determining factor RdfA — MGDIDTCGCKVGRVTAKYGRGDVDEWLIEEWQDEMSIRSLTAEFNKEIIEEELTAVGASRLEWSKTPVYEALHTEELSEPETIEIRRELERAGVDVEQLSSDLVSHQTVYRHLRNCLATSGPDEKSAEERREQARNRIYALQQRASLVTESTVESMQTAGVTNVGDPEVLVDVRIVCRDCGRSMDLDEVLTGGCDCPPK, encoded by the coding sequence ATGGGTGACATAGATACCTGTGGCTGCAAGGTAGGACGCGTTACGGCGAAGTACGGACGTGGGGACGTCGACGAGTGGTTGATCGAAGAGTGGCAAGACGAAATGAGCATTCGCAGTCTGACTGCGGAGTTCAACAAGGAGATCATCGAGGAGGAACTGACCGCAGTCGGCGCGAGTCGACTCGAGTGGAGTAAAACGCCGGTGTATGAAGCCCTTCACACCGAGGAACTCAGCGAACCGGAGACAATCGAGATTCGGCGGGAACTCGAACGAGCCGGCGTGGATGTCGAACAACTCTCCTCGGACCTGGTCTCACATCAGACGGTGTATCGACATCTCAGAAACTGTCTGGCGACATCTGGGCCGGACGAGAAATCCGCGGAGGAACGACGAGAGCAGGCCCGGAACAGGATTTACGCACTCCAGCAGCGGGCATCGCTAGTGACAGAGTCGACGGTCGAATCCATGCAGACAGCTGGTGTGACGAACGTCGGTGACCCCGAAGTGCTCGTCGACGTCAGAATCGTCTGTCGCGACTGCGGGCGATCGATGGATCTCGACGAGGTGTTGACCGGCGGCTGTGATTGCCCCCCGAAGTGA